In Ignavibacteria bacterium, the sequence TAAAGACAGCATTCGCTCTCTTGAGGGATGCATCGTAAACCTGATCGCAGAAAGCCTTTTTGTTAACAGGGGAGAAATAACTCCAGAACTTGCAGAAAGAGTCGTCTCAAAGTTCTTGGGAAACGTAAGAAAAGCAAAAAGTATTTCCATAGAAAACATAATATTTGCAACAGCAGAATATTTTAAACTTTCAGAAAACCAGATTCTCTCCCGGAAGCGCACGAAGGAAATAGCATTCGCAAGACAGATTGCCATGTATCTTGCAAAAGAAATGACATCTTACACTCTTGAATCCATCGGGCTTAACTTCGGAGGAAAAGACCATGCAACTGTATTGTACGCATATAACAGCATTAAAGAGTCTATGAAAAATAGCAGTAATACACAAAACATTGTTTCCGACATCAGAAACGCTCTTTCAAAACTTTAACGAATTGAATTTATAACCTAAATTATGTATTTTTACACTTTTAAAATAAGTTAAAATATGCCATTAAGACACAAATCAGCTCAGAAAAGAGCAAGACAAACATTAAAAAAAACCGAGAAGAATAAAAAATACAGAGTATCAATAAAAGGTTCGGTGAAAAAGGTTCTTGGGACTACTGATAAAGAAACCGCAGCAACGGAATTCAAAAAAGCCGTAAGAACTATTGATAGAGCTGCTACAAAAGGCATCATTCACAAGAATAAAGCAGCTAACGAAAAATCACGTTTGGCAAAACACATCAACAAAGTTAGTAAATAAGTTTTTTACACAGAATATAAAAAACGGCAGGTATTTACCTGCCGTTTTTTATTGTTTATTCAAACCGAAGATTATCCGAAACGAATTAATCTTAAGTTTAAGCGTTAACGCTCTTCTAAAACATACTTAATAGCTTTTTCCGGATTAAGTTTTCCCGAGCCCCATTTCGTGTTAGGTACGGTCCCTGTAAACTCATCTGATACGGCAGTGTGCCTCAGAATATTTCTTATATCCGTATGAGTTAAAGCAGGATTTATCTGAAGCATTAAAGCAACTGTGCCGACAACATGCGGCGCTGCGGAGCTTGTACCGCTGAACAATGTATAAGAATTGTTCGGTCCGCACGTAAAAGTAGAATGCCCGGGTGCACATATATCTATTCCTACTTTACCCGAAATATTATAACCAATTCCGCTGTAATAACAGAGCTTGCCTATTGCATCATTCGTTCCCCACGCATAGTTGACAGTGTAAGCACCAACAGCTATACAGCTGTCAGCAGTCGAAGGAAAAGTTACGGTTCCCTCGTCCGATATTTTATCCGAATACCAACGTGTTGTTCCTCCCCATGATTGCGTTACATCAACAATAAATCCAAACAGGTCAATCTCGTCCTTTGCATGTACTCTTATCTGCCAATCACCTTTAACTGTGCCCGAATCTTTTTCAGAGAACGCAAATTTCATCATTACAGTACCTTTTGGAGACACAACTTTTGCATAATTTATATTATAATTCCCAACCTTCAAAATTCCCGAGCCCCCTTTGATTTCTTTCGAAAGTTTATTGTCCGGTGTCAATACAGTAAAGACAGCTTCTTTATCTTTCCCCTTCCATAAGAACGATACAAAAGAACCATCATTTTTCTTTCCTTCGCCGGTTGCAGGAGATGAAAATTTAAAAGTCTCAAGCTGTGCCTTTTTCAATTTAGAACGAACGAGCATATTGCCAGAAGCAAGATTCCCTCCGCCGCCAATAATAGTAATCCCAGACCTTGCAAGCTCATTAGTCAACATTTCCTCTTCCGATGAACCGTCCATAAATTCAAACATCCACTCACCATCTTCAAACAAAAGAATATTGACTTTTTCATCCTTTAAGAATTTTATCATTTCCGGAAAGTTCCTCACAAACCTCGGTGTATAATCATATTTTATGTTTGCCATTACTATTTCGGCATCGGGCGCAAAACCATGAAGTTTCTGAACGCCGGAATGACCGCCGAGTACTACACCTGCAACGCTTGTACCATGTTGAACGGAGTCGGGTTCTGTTTTAATTAAATCAATCCCCCGTCTTCTTATCGTCCCATCTTTTTCTCTTACTGCGCGGACTTTTGAAGTGTTAAGAGCTACAATACTTTCCCCTATTTCGAGAACCCCGTTTTGGTTAGCATCTATCGCTATAAAAAACTGTTCGCCGTAAGTCGGGTCTTGCTCTGAAAAACCATCTTTTTCTCCATGATCTCTTTTCTTGTTGCCGTTTTTATCGTTATAAAGAAAATCCATGTCTGGATTATAATTTTCCTTATCCGTCTTAAGAACGTTATAAGTATTATTATTCATCTCTATATATCTCAAGACTTCGGAAATGCTCGCAATCCCGTCGTTATTATAATCTACAGCATCTAGACCGGGCGTGAACGTACCGTTTTTGTCAACGTCTATCCAATTATATTCTCCCCCGTCGGCAAAAAAGAAGAAAGGGTGAAATATATCTATACCGGAATCGATATCACCGACAACAACGCCCTTGCCTGTGACGGGTTTACCATCTTTATCAAGAAATTTTTCCTGCAGAACGGTCGTGTACCAGATATCAGTCTGGCTATATACTGCCGAGAAAACAAAAAGGAATAATGTAACAAATAATGTTTTAATCTTCATGTTTTTATTTTAGTTCAATTAAATTTATAACAAATAAAACGGCATAGTTGTTTAATGCCGGGTAGCTTGTTATACGCACGATAAGGGTAAATGTTTTTATTTAATGTATAAAACTAATATGATTGTATAAATAATACAATTAAATTATAATGATAAAAAATTAAGTTTTGAAGAAAATATATTCACTTATAATTTTGTGTTTTGCCGTACTTTTTCTGCATGCCTGCGAAGAAGAAGAGAAGAAAGTTGTGAAAATTTTAGATTCTAATGATAAATCTGATTCATCTTCCGTCATAATCAGGTACGATGTAACCGGTGCGGGTAATGGAAAAATAACTCTGACAAAGAAG encodes:
- the rpsT gene encoding 30S ribosomal protein S20, with translation MPLRHKSAQKRARQTLKKTEKNKKYRVSIKGSVKKVLGTTDKETAATEFKKAVRTIDRAATKGIIHKNKAANEKSRLAKHINKVSK
- a CDS encoding S8 family serine peptidase; this encodes MKIKTLFVTLFLFVFSAVYSQTDIWYTTVLQEKFLDKDGKPVTGKGVVVGDIDSGIDIFHPFFFFADGGEYNWIDVDKNGTFTPGLDAVDYNNDGIASISEVLRYIEMNNNTYNVLKTDKENYNPDMDFLYNDKNGNKKRDHGEKDGFSEQDPTYGEQFFIAIDANQNGVLEIGESIVALNTSKVRAVREKDGTIRRRGIDLIKTEPDSVQHGTSVAGVVLGGHSGVQKLHGFAPDAEIVMANIKYDYTPRFVRNFPEMIKFLKDEKVNILLFEDGEWMFEFMDGSSEEEMLTNELARSGITIIGGGGNLASGNMLVRSKLKKAQLETFKFSSPATGEGKKNDGSFVSFLWKGKDKEAVFTVLTPDNKLSKEIKGGSGILKVGNYNINYAKVVSPKGTVMMKFAFSEKDSGTVKGDWQIRVHAKDEIDLFGFIVDVTQSWGGTTRWYSDKISDEGTVTFPSTADSCIAVGAYTVNYAWGTNDAIGKLCYYSGIGYNISGKVGIDICAPGHSTFTCGPNNSYTLFSGTSSAAPHVVGTVALMLQINPALTHTDIRNILRHTAVSDEFTGTVPNTKWGSGKLNPEKAIKYVLEER